In Alphaproteobacteria bacterium, one DNA window encodes the following:
- a CDS encoding ParB-like nuclease domain-containing protein, which translates to MGDIAALSAALVEAISVLPLDQRVAELNRVRTELHLVSPFSQEPVDLILWVKAEEIEANDYNPNKVAPPEMRLLEHSVREDGYTQPIVTYADSDDSRTVIDGFHRNRVGRETLDIRDRLHGYLPVTTVNTDRTSRSDRIAATIRHNRARGRHMVSAMSDIVIELSKRNWDDKRIAKELGMDTDEVLRLKQIGGLAELFSDRDFSEAWDTQ; encoded by the coding sequence ATGGGGGATATAGCAGCATTGAGCGCGGCTTTGGTCGAGGCCATCTCTGTACTGCCACTTGACCAGCGGGTTGCTGAACTCAACCGCGTGCGCACAGAACTACATTTGGTCAGCCCATTTTCTCAGGAGCCAGTCGACCTAATCCTTTGGGTTAAAGCTGAGGAAATCGAAGCGAACGATTACAATCCGAACAAGGTGGCCCCCCCAGAAATGCGCCTCTTGGAGCATTCAGTGCGCGAGGATGGATATACGCAGCCAATTGTCACCTATGCAGATTCCGATGATTCCCGTACAGTGATCGACGGGTTTCATCGGAATCGCGTCGGACGCGAGACTTTAGATATACGGGATCGGCTGCACGGCTATCTGCCGGTCACTACAGTGAATACTGACCGTACGTCCAGATCAGATCGGATCGCCGCTACAATCCGCCATAACCGCGCGCGCGGGCGGCATATGGTTTCAGCCATGTCGGACATAGTCATAGAACTATCCAAGCGCAATTGGGACGACAAGCGGATCGCCAAAGAACTGGGGATGGATACGGACGAAGTACTTCGTTTGAAGCAGATCGGCGGATTAGCTGAGCTATTTTCAGACCGAGATTTTTCTGAAGCATGGGACACACAATGA